The Homo sapiens chromosome 4, GRCh38.p14 Primary Assembly genome contains the following window.
ATCATATGGGAAAAAAGCAGATGGAAATATGGTTTTGATGTAGATGGTATCATACCTAGAGTTTATTCTGGGAGGCAGTATAATAGAATAGACAAAAGCCTGCATACTCCAGAGATCAGCCTGATTTTGATTTCTATTACCCAGCTCTGCCCAAATATGTGCTGTATGACTTTGGGTAAGTAGCTTAACGTCTCTGTCTGTTAAgcctattaatttaaaaatgggactATGAATACCCATTTCATAACATTTTTGTGATAAGTAAATCAATAAGTAAAATgcatttagaatagtgcctggtcaTAGAGATACTGGCTGTTATTAAATATCTTATTAAATATTCACCAAGATATAAAAATCTGATAAAAACCTAATTGTGACAAAATTAGATTAGTACAGGGATTTATCTGGGACTTAATGAGGACTAGAAAATGGCCATGTTAAATGAATCTCCTTAAAACTGGAATTAAAATTTGTGGATAGTGAGGATTCCTTGTAGTCAAGGAATCTATTATTTGGGATGAAATCTGAAGGGTTACATGGGAAAATAGAGTTAAAACTCCATCAAATGCTCTTTTATTCACAAAtcagaaatttttcagtttttcagtttttcagtttGATATATTTGTGGCTTGGTAAATTAGTAAtttaaatggtaaaaatataaatgactagAAATAATCTAAGTGTTAATaaggaaatgtttaaataaattatgatttatGTACTTAACTATCCATTAAAATGCTTCCAAATATTTAGTAAAACAGGAAAATGCTCATGAAACATAAGTACAAATACAAAACTATATACAAAGCATGATcagcattttgtttaaaaatagacTATTTTCAGTGCTTGCCAAATGTCAGTTATTTGTATAACACCTTCAAGATATTTGCCATATTCACACATATACATGAAATATGAGTTGGTTTTCTTTGcattgaattaaaaatttaagattatatactttatttctgAGTATGAGATGCTATAAATTGTAAGACACACCATTTTATGTACCACTGAGAAAAAAATGCTACCCAGTAAGCTATGATCTGACACCAGTTTTAAGACACAGTCCAACATCAGCAAGATCAACGTGTATTAGAGCCAATCAAATATGGTAGCTTTTTTGGACCTTGTCTTAAGCAATAATATCCAAAAAATATAGCTTTGATTTATTCAGTGTATTTTCCAATAGgcattaaaataaatacctagTTACTAGagtaaaaaagattaaaaggtaTAATCATGTAGCAAAAGTAGCATACATACTACATAGTGAATCACTGACCTATCTATATGATCAACTATGTAACTTTTAATATCAGCTATGTAAATACAGGTGCTTTATGAAAATTACCTGTTTGTACAGTTTGCTTACATATGTGTAATATGTGGAGCTGACTCTTAAATCAGAGAATAGGTTCTACATTGGGTATAGGCAAAATGTCCCTTGAAAATCTCTTAAAACCATTATATCAAGCATATGTGTTTTGTAATACACAGCCTGGTAGAGTAAGGTTTCTGAATTACTGAACTAGActacaggaaaaaggaaaatcaacATGAAGTCTGGGCAATCAAACTCCTGCTTACTTGCAGAGTTTATTCCATACTATTTTAACATTTAGACATTATAACTTTAATATATGGGAATAAATTGGCTTaaaattgtaaagattaaattagataGTGGGAGATCTCTTATCCACTGATTAGGTTCTAAATTAAGGTTAGAGGGGAGTGAGGAAGAGGGATTGAGGTGGGACTAGTAAACATGAAAAGAAATCCAGAATGGACaaagatacattttcttttgGGTTATTTGGTCTTGTATATTCAATATGAAAGTAAATTATTAAACCTTGGATTTCAAGAAAAATTGTTTACTGAAAATAGAGACTGAAGAGATtctcttcatgaaaaaaaaaaaaaggtactacTTTGAAGATACTATTATCTGAGGTGAGAACTTTCCATTACTTGAAAGAACTAGCTATGTGTTGCCACTTTTCAATAGGTCACAGTGTGAGATTTAACCCCACAGTCACAGTAAGTTTTAATTGTCACTCACAACAGATTATCTCAGTCGGCTTTTGAAATTCAGTGCTCACCTTTAAAGTATTTCACAGTTTTAACTCTTAATTCTAAAGTAGCATCTTCATCGCATACAAAAATAGTCCGGGGATGCTGCTGGAAAGCGGAAACAGTCCACATGTGATTGACTCCTTCTTCTATTGCTTTGTACAGGGCAAATGCCTTGTGTGCCCCTGTTATAAGGATCATTACCTGAAAAATTATGAACATCAATTGTTAAAACTTGTTCCAAATGAGTAAgaagctctattttttttaaacgaGAACTTAAGcaccaatatttttttctgagagaaagaaaaatacatagctCCACATAATAGTTCAAGGTattcatttctactttttaagaTTAACAAGCACAAAATGTTGCTTCTAGtttaacaaagcaaaacaatatCTTGTTATGGGTTATTAATGCAAACACTATAATACCTGTAACTTTTAACATAGTGAATGATGATGTATAAAAGAAACCTGGgacaatgaagaaaaagaaacaaaaggactGTGTTGCAAAAGCAGAGTTAcaaatctataaataatttatacaatCTAGAATGATACACCAAGTTGCTGTAGTCTAGATAAGCAAAAGATACTATGTCAGAAAAGCAAAGACTCTAAAACAACAGGTAATTTGAAGAGTTATCAAGAAAAGCCTGAAGAGCATTTCACTGAACATGTGCTATTCAAAGTTGACTCAGAATaaaaactggatttaaaaaagGATTAGGGATCTACTTAAACATAGGAACTGTCTTATAAGCACATAGGAACTGTCTTATAATCACATATGACTGATATTACCCTTATAAGCTACAGAAAATCCAAGCTCTTGGTCCCCAGGCCCTAAATGCCAATGAAATAATGCAATGACATGTTGCaaatgtgaatgtgtatgtgtcgGAATCTTTTCTTTATCATGTTTAAGCTGGAAATTGATCCCATTTAACACCTCATCTACAcacatatttttgtaatataatctttaaactttttttcctcattacaattgttttaaaaaacaatgttaaaattgCTGTAGttctaaaatataacaaattttgtattacatattttataactaGACCTAAAATGGGAGGAAATACTCTGCACTCTCCTTGAATTACCTCAACTCCTCAAAACACCACCATGAGAGAAATACTATTCTTActcatattttaaagataaggaaactgaggcatattCTGTAACTGGCCCAAGGTTTTGGTAAGATACAAACAAGTAGTTTTTTTCTACAGTGCATATTCTTAGCGATTAACAATTACATTACATTGCCTCTTGTAAAAGTTCTAACAATTAGACAATATGAGCTAAGAGTCTTTTCATTATGGATGCACACTCTAAAAAGGTAATGGGACAGGTGGCAAGAAATCTCAACATGAAGTATAtatactgaggaaaaaaaagacaactaaacTTTTATTGGTGAGAAAAGGTAAGTACATACCTGGCATTACCATTATGAAGGGAGTGGAGGGAAAGGAGGCTGCTGGAAGGGAAGCTTAGTATAGGATGAAGAATTCATTATTGGTGTTTATCTATGGCTAAGGCATAGATAAAACAAATTGGTCTTTAAATAGACTTGATCTGATATGTGATTAGTTATATCATACCTGTTCTACTCTCAAGGAGATTATTTCTCATATCATGGGAAAGGACAAACTATATGGAATAATTTGTTATGTTTGTTCAAACTGCAGAATCCCTAAATTTAAAGAAGCAAGCTAGGTGTGGATaccaggtgattcttatgtacACTAATGTTTGACAACCAGTGCTCAGGCAGATGTTGCATTGATACAGCTTTTTGCTACTTAAGTGTAGCAATAACACTATTTTAAAAGGTTATGAAATAagctaattttaaagaataatcaaCATTTAATCATCCCATAAACTGATATAAGTGATTTACAAAAATCTATAAGCTCATATTAAATCCTCCACCATCCcttcttggttggaatttttaagtcaaatgtaatttttaataaatgaggaaattagcctgggcaacacagtgagaccttgtcacttccaaaaaaaaaaaaatgaaaaattgaaaaatcagccaggcatggtggtgtgcacctgaagtcccagctacttaggaggctggggtgggaagatctcttgagccctggaggttgaggctgcagtaagctgtaatcacacactgcactcctgtctgggcaaAAACTGAcccaaagaaaaaaactcaatattTGAGTAATTGTTTGTTCTAAAAATCAGCATAAAAACTGTATTAAAACTTACATCTTGTTAAATGTAATCTATTACATAACTCAGtttcacattttagaaataagattGCTCTAAAATCCTTTTTTCAACTTATTGACTATGAAGTTTCAGTCCTTGAAAGGTCTTTTATTCATATACCTATGATTTCTAGGTTTCTCATATATTTTGATTGACAGTTCTATTAGTATGTTCaagtttaaatataattatatcaaGATAAGTTACTTTTTCATCATACCTTGTCTATAGTTTTTTCCTCTGAACCTGTCCAATCTGGCTACCAGAAAGGAACAGAGTTCTGGGTTTCCATATAATTTAACTACATATAACCACGAACTGACTACAATGTGTTCTGTATTCTCAAGGAAGAAAATGacagcccaatttaaaaaaacttaaaaattacacAGGGTCTTCTGTTCAGAGCTCTTCCATGCTTAAATATGCCAAATGTAGAACAGTTGCAGCCCTAGCTGAGTTCCTTTTCTGCTGGAAACCAACAGGGCTCTATCATCCTACATAACATACAGTCAAAAAGCATTTAAATCATCCTGTGAGCTCCAAAAAAGATGTAGTGTAACTAGCATTGCATCATTGTCCCAACAGTCCTGTCATGAGACActttcaataaaaaacaaacgATGTGATCAGTAAGATTTTAGGACCTCAAACTGGAGCAGGAATAGGCAAGTGAAATAGTACCTCAAAAGTGGTGGTGCTTAATTCTTAGTTTACAGCTCCAAAAGACTTAATTGATCCCTAAACATGTCAATGAGACTGACAAAAGTTGGTtactgaaaactagaaaacaatttaTACTGCAAATAGAATGCAATCAAAATATCACTTATTCAGCATCATAACTCctccaaaatattaatatattaacatgAAAAGAAAGACAGCAAAGAATATTTAATGCTTACTTCTCTAGCATCCATCACTGTCCCCACACCAACAGTTAGAGCCATAGTTGGCACTTTTGATAAATCTCCATCAAAATATTTGGCATTTGCCAAGATGGTATCCATTGCTAGAGTCTTTAATCTTGTCCTTGACACTAAACTGGATCCAGGCTCATTGAAAGCGATATGACCATCTGGACCAATTCCtttcaaaagaaatatacatacatatacacatgaagTAAATAGGTTTCACAAAGTTCAATGTGcgttaaagaacaaaaaaaaaatcaccttgttttattttatacttgaatTCCTATTactgcattaaaatatttgtttctgtatTGATTCAACAAATGTTTCCATGTTTTCTACATGTTTAGCAATGAGCTGGCATGATTCTAATAGTAAAATTAAGTATCACcttatattaatataacatttGATAATTTATAAAGCCCTTTCACATGCATCATCACAACAgattatcaaatattatttaataatcttATGAGATGGCCAGATTAGCCAAATCTATTTCCCTCATTTCCTCCACCTTTTTTAACACACAAAAGGAAATTTTGATGCTCAAGAAAAATAAGTGACTTGTTCAATGTCACAACTGGGTAAATACTGAGACAGGACTTGGATCTGTCTTCTGACTCCTAACTTGGACATCTTTATAGTCACACTTTAATTTACTTGGTTGTAGTCCAGATAGGGCAATTAACTAGTAGACCTTTCTGTAGGAGagtttcctcacttataaaaATGTGTGGATTGGATAAGATAATGTCTAGggcaacagtttttttttttcaaacttctgACTGTAACCCTtgtaagaaataacatttgataTTGCAatctagtatatatatatatatatatacacatatacaacacaaacatataaaatataattaagacAAGAATTCCATGAAATCATACTTACCCTTACTAGGAACCATACAAGCTGTTTTCTATGACATTGCATTTCattaacaaaaggaaaatgttGCACGTGACTGGCTATATTGATTTTATGATATAATAATGGGTGACAACCAGTTTTAAAACACTGCTTTAAAGAGACCTAGTGCCAACTCTAATATTCTAGGATTACCTCTAAAATATAGACAGGAATATGACATTCTTATTTGAAGGAAATGGAAGGTAATTCTTTTCACAAACTTAAGAATCTTTCCATGACATAAATAAATCGAGTTTTATTTATAAGTACCCTAGTAGCTAGTCACATTTCTGGTAACCTCAGCCAAAAAATAAATCTGCCAATTCCTTGAgtcattaaaatatcttttacatttatattcTGCATATTTACTTTAATGATATCTGTATTTTACTGACACTTAGCACACAAGTTTAACAAAATTTTCCCAGGCCACAAGAAGATAAAATATGACAAAGAGTAACCCagttttgaaaaatgaagaaatgaatactCTATTGAAGCAAGTACAGAATGCCAAAGTACAacaatttatgaatttttaatatgGAGACATAAGGCCAGACCTACATATGGTTAATATGCATTGACTGTTTCTACTATTAAGTATGTATCtgcttataaatatatattaattatagacATTAAATTATCTAGATTTGTAAAAGTGTTCTGTTTCTCCTCTTAGGTATACATATCCCtaacatttatatttctctatatatgtGTAGAGGGAAGGATGGGATCAGGAAAATACaagcttcaggaaaaaaatatgaagtcTACTAAGATCTACTACTACTGACCTCACTGATGATTTGGGCCTTATAGAAGTGTACAGCTAAGCTGAAATTATGAGCAAAGGTTAATAACAGAGCTGGGTCAAGGTATTTGCTTGTTGGCTATGAATAACTGAGGTTcctgatataaaattatttttttaaatgtggctaatTCTTATTCAGCCTTTAAGTCTAAATTAAGATATCAGCACCTCTATGAAACATCTCTAAAACTCACTGTCTGGAGTAAATGTCATTCCTGTGTTCCTACAGTTCTAAGGGTAGAATGTACATGCACTCTTCATGAAAGTAAGGGCTTTATCTTCATTACTATATTACCATTTAGAATAACAAGTGACACATAGGACGCACTTATTAAATAATGGCTGGATAAATGAATGTATGGTTGCTATTCTTTGGTCAGCTCGGTATAGTTTATTCCACCTCCCACCTTGTTCTCTTCTGCCTTGCTCCCCTCACCAGAGGGGCTGGAACAATTTTAATTTCCTATATCCCTCTTAGGTAAAGTGACTGTGGTCTAGAGATAAGCACTTGTCTCAGGCTGAGCCAATCAAAATATCTGTCTGGATCTGAATCTTGACCAGGGATACAGTTAACGAAGACAGCATGGTGAACTGAAGCACTGGATGACAGCACTGCAGGGAGAAGATTGATGAGTTTCTACTTCTGAGATCTGAGGTTCTCTGTTTTTCCAAAGACTTGGTTGTTTTAACTTTTCCTTCAGTTTGTGAGTTACCCTAGAATCATTCCAGTTAATTTACTTTTGATCCCattagttatttcctttttctaccaAAGCAAAGAATCCAAGCATGCAACCAAATCAGAAGGTTAACATTTTCTCcactgtcttcttttatttttactttttaaaaacactattaggccgggtgcagtggctcacacctgtaatcctagcactttgggaggccaaggcaggtggatcaccagaggtcaggagttcgagaccagcctggccaatgtggcaaaaccccatctccactaaagatacaaaaattagccgggcatggcggcaagtgcctgtagtcacagctactcaggaggctgaggcaggaggatcgcttgaacctgggaggtggaggttgcagtaagccaagatcaagccactgtactccagcctgggcaacagagcgagactctgtctcaacaacaacaaaaaacccaagacACTACTGcgttaagatattttaaaagtttatatatttagattttattgtaaaactagatttttaaaattatttatttattcattttgagacggagtttcactcttgttgcccaggctggagtgcaatggcacgatatcagctcaccacaacctcggcctcccaggttcaagtgattctcctgcctcagcctcccgagtagctgggattacaggcatgcaccaccacgcccagctaattttgtatttttttttagtagagacggggtttctccatgttggtcaggctggtgtcgaactcccaacctcaggtgatctgcgcacctcagcctcccaaagtgctgggattataggtgtgagccaccggatCCCAgccctagattttatttttaaaaatccatgtttGTATATCTTATTGCTGGGGTTAAGTCAGGAATTGCATGATACACCTTTTACCCTTTCTCTGAACACGTTTGCCATCAGAGGAGGAATTAGAACATTTGAGTAtgtatttcctcctttttctttccctcttccctcaGAGGAAAGGGACCTCTGCTCTAATTCCCTGGAATGAGCAATAGCAGATTAACATTTTTGAGCTCTTCTCATTCTACTGTTTCCAATTCAAAGGGCAGGAGTGAAAAACCCCATTCTGGCTTCAAGCCCAAACTGCAATCTCTATTTCAACTTTACCTTTAATAAAGCTGATATTTTGATCCCATTTGGCACAGTTCTTAGAGTTTTTATTAACCAAACCCTGGAACAAAAGAAGGGTAGTTGTAAGACCCAGATGCCAATCCTCATCTAAAAATCCAATGATGATAAACCTAGATCAACAAATGAGATTCTTTCATGAATACATATCCAATAATAGGGCATCCCAAATAAGGaaaagttcaaagaaaatgcaataatccttctctctctctgcacaaTTATGTCCTTTAGATGGTACATATAAAATGTCAGGCATTGGATCATCCATGACTACAGTGAAGATGTTAATGTAAGAGGCACAGGAActctcttaaaatatatttgggaGCGGGGAGGAGCGGGGAAACAACTACAGGAAGCTTAAGACAAACTGGTTAAAAAACCAAGTCAAATTCTTTTTAGTGGTGTCAgtgataaacatatataattataacttATGCAACATCTATTTCAAAAGGAGAACTGAGGTGGTTTATACTGAAGAAACATaaccccctcccaaaaaaaattagctgaaaagAAGTACGAAATGATTTAAAGTTATAAGGAAAGAGGAAAGTTCTACCAGACATCTTGGATAAGAATTACAggcttaaacattattttatgctATGAATGCTTTCTGGAAGGCAGGCAAAGGAATAAAATCAAGTGTTCTTATCAGTGTTATTCCCCATAGTAAAATCTATTTCCTACCTTTGGGTCTACAAGAGATTTGTCACATGCATACTTATGTAAGGTCAATAAATTAACAAGGGGGAAAGAAAGTCtacaaatgaagatattttcaagCAGCCACTTTTAATAATGAACCTCAAACAACTAAGAGCCTTTTTTTGCATTATAGTAAATGagtgaaaacattttttgatatAAGCAGTTGAAGTATGTGGTACTCCAGTAATTCTACCAGATTTTGGTGTGGAGCTTAGAAAATCTAAAGATTAGATGGTCTATGCACCCCTCAGACACTCTCAAATATCTACTGTCTAGCCTGAATATTGGAAGGTACAAATGgttaattatctcaaaattgaGTCATACGTACAAAGCAGGAGTATGCAAATGTTCTCTAGGATTACTGAAGTAATattagtaaattttatttaaaacagataACCTTCTAATTTGAAAAGCAATAGTCTAACTTGGTTTCTTGCTCCAATAAACAACCATTCTATCAAGAAAGTAAATGTTATTGACTCTGCTAGGTAGAAGTAAAAACTATCTTAAAGAGAAGATTTCAGTCTTCCTGGATGTCCCTAGAGGGAATTCGGTAAAAATCCCAAGGAATTCAGTAATTCTAAGGGACAATTATTTCCGCATTTAcagttgagagagaaagagaagactgaaGTAGCACTTATGGAGTACCAACTATATACCAAGCACTGTGTAAGGCATTttatacatgttacaacatgatTAATTCTCACAAATTTTGGAATGTTTAATATTAATCCTCTTTTACAAATGATGTACCTATACTGAACTTCAATAAACTTTCCCAGGTCATACAGATACTAAGTGGCTAAAACAGGATACAATTTTACGTCTGACTTTAAAACCAAATTTCCCCCAATGATAATCAACTATCTCAACCATACTTGGCCACTTCAAGTATAAATTAACCTCAGGACAGCTCTATTGAAGATCAAATTCATGTAATTTTGATCAGTGTTCTATTAAGTTAATAATAAGTTATATACAGATAATTTACAGCATTAGTATTTTTAGTTGAATATTAAAGAATCTGGcaaaaaattttgattttagtTTAGTTGATGTTGAACTATTCTTATAGCAATTAGCTAGCTGTCTGCGATAGTTTACACTGATAATAGAAAACCACGTTGtcattacaaaggaaaaaacttatttttaactgtagattatatatacacacacatatataaattacAAGTGGAATTTggtaaattaaacattaattttgGAATTTATTATGACAATTATACAGCTTAACTCATATTAACTTAAGGCTGGTAAGTAAAAAGTTTTACATCATTCTTAACTGATTACTCAGTAAGATGAAACAATTAAAGTAATCTACTAAAATCCACCTGTTCCTCATGCAAACGTTTAAACTCTGTAATTTGATAAGTAGGCTGGCTAGAGttttaaagaaatagtaaaaagaagCTATCATTTAGGTAAAGAAACATATTACTCATTTTGAAAGATGTGGTAAACTGTCaactttaaagaggtaattaacaGAGTTTAACGGGGATTGGGATCTACCTCTCAAGGCATAAGGTAAACAATTCCAGCTGTCAATTTGAAGATTAAGACGggaattttaagattattttctgaagaaaatgaaaacaggaatCAGTAGCAGAATAAACGCGTATTACGGACAGCCACAGGTGCTCTTTACATTACACAAtgggaagatttattttttaaatttaaaaatccctaATTCAAACACTAACAAACAGTTAATGACAAAAGGTTTTTACATACCTCCAACAAAAAGATCTATTCCTCcagcttcttttattttgttttcaaaagcatCACATTCTGCTTGTAAATCTGCAGCATTCCCGTCAAGGATATGTGCATTATTAGGATCTATATCGAtatgcttaaaaaaattattccacaTATAAGAATGGTAGCTTTCAG
Protein-coding sequences here:
- the GNPDA2 gene encoding glucosamine-6-phosphate deaminase 2 isoform 2 (isoform 2 is encoded by transcript variant 2) — translated: MRLVILDNYDLASEWAAKYICNRIIQFKPGQDRYFTLGLPTGLPRNHPESYHSYMWNNFFKHIDIDPNNAHILDGNAADLQAECDAFENKIKEAGGIDLFVGGIGPDGHIAFNEPGSSLVSRTRLKTLAMDTILANAKYFDGDLSKVPTMALTVGVGTVMDAREVMILITGAHKAFALYKAIEEGVNHMWTVSAFQQHPRTIFVCDEDATLELRVKTVKYFKGLMHVHNKLVDPLFSMKDGN
- the GNPDA2 gene encoding glucosamine-6-phosphate deaminase 2 isoform 1 (isoform 1 is encoded by transcript variant 1), with amino-acid sequence MRLVILDNYDLASEWAAKYICNRIIQFKPGQDRYFTLGLPTGSTPLGCYKKLIEYHKNGHLSFKYVKTFNMDEYVGLPRNHPESYHSYMWNNFFKHIDIDPNNAHILDGNAADLQAECDAFENKIKEAGGIDLFVGGIGPDGHIAFNEPGSSLVSRTRLKTLAMDTILANAKYFDGDLSKVPTMALTVGVGTVMDAREVMILITGAHKAFALYKAIEEGVNHMWTVSAFQQHPRTIFVCDEDATLELRVKTVKYFKGLMHVHNKLVDPLFSMKDGN
- the GNPDA2 gene encoding glucosamine-6-phosphate deaminase 2 isoform 3 (isoform 3 is encoded by transcript variant 3) is translated as MDEYVGLPRNHPESYHSYMWNNFFKHIDIDPNNAHILDGNAADLQAECDAFENKIKEAGGIDLFVGGIGPDGHIAFNEPGSSLVSRTRLKTLAMDTILANAKYFDGDLSKVPTMALTVGVGTVMDAREVMILITGAHKAFALYKAIEEGVNHMWTVSAFQQHPRTIFVCDEDATLELRVKTVKYFKGLMHVHNKLVDPLFSMKDGN